A segment of the Ochotona princeps isolate mOchPri1 chromosome 16, mOchPri1.hap1, whole genome shotgun sequence genome:
ataattttatttctacGTGTATCTTAACAATTTAGTTAAATGAATAATTACCCAATAGCAGAAGTAGAAATAATGGTTGTGGGAGAAGTCAGAGAAAAGATCCTCCCTTGGTGGATGGACTGGCCTGGAGCCAAGTTGGACAGAGCTGGGAAAAGAACTGAGGATGGTAGGATAGTAGGATGGGCAGTGTGTGCTGGGTCACCAAGGACTCCTGGGGCCAggtcctggagcccaggcaggtggCACGGCAGGCACTCTTGGGCACACTCACCTGGTACTCATTGTGCAGCACCATGATGCACAGTTCAAACTGTCTACACTCTGTGAAGGGCGTGTGGGAGTATTTCACCTCACAGTCCCAGCCCCCGCACCGAAGGCTGTTCATGACCACGCAATGGCCAAAGTACACTCGCAGATGGAAGGCGATGTCAGACTTCTCACTGGTGCCCGTGTGGAAATCCACCTGCAGCTGTGGGTCCTTTCTGAAGACAAAGCACATAGCATATTGGTCAGGTCCCCTCCCTGTGGTggcccacacacagcacacaggccaAGCTTTCCCTACCTCTTCTCCatagtgaaaggaagatctttccttcccaGGTAATATATATTTTATCCTTGTCCCTGTGGGGCTGTCTGAGCTCATCTGCCCTGGAGTGGTAAGATATTCTGTCCTTTAGCCCAAGACTGAAAATGGGCTGCGTGCACTGACCTAAGCCTGTTGGTTGTGCATTCCATGAAAAGTCTGTGTCCCTTGTAAAAGCTacattctcgggcccggcggcgtggcctagtggctaaagtcctcaccttgaaagccccgggatcccatatgggcgccggttctaatcccgcagctccacttcccatccagctccctgcttgtggcctgggaaagcagtcgaggacggcccaatgcattgggaccctgcacccgcgtgggagacccagaagaggttccaggttcctggctttggatcggcgcacatcggcccgttgcggctcacttggggagtgaaacatcggacggaagatcttcctctctgtctctcctcctctgtgtatatctggctgtaataaagtgaatcttaaaaaaaaaaaaaaaagctacattcTCTGTCCCCTTAAATTCTCTTTATTGACTTTTTGCCTTAGACTTATGACCTGTCCACAGCTCAACAACTGCAAACTCAACATGTGGGGCTTAGACCCCTCAGGATCTACACCCCCGATACCCCACCACTATCCCAATGAAAAACCTCTCATGTGGTCACCCTCCCTGCTCTGAGTATCTCATCCATCTTTTTTTCTGaacaaatgtgttttattttttttattctgtttacaTAGTTGGAAATGACACATGTTCATGTGggccaccaattagggtggggaggatcaggGAATCGGGGAAAGTGGATAGACAATtttttccaatctcctttttttcttctcgAGTCTGGGGAAAGtggttggggggggggtggagagaaggagagaggctaCTTCAAGCAACCCaattgcatcagtacccagggatgtcATCTCAGAATCCCCAATGTAGAGCGTATTTCAAGAATATTgcctaagtggttttgatagttctgagatgctattgatttcagTGCTCCAAGTTTGAGGAAATTCTTCctaggtccattggctgacatagtctgcctGAGcatctccatttacccagatacttgctgtcaaagcttggccaggagagctgtccagtttgttctgccctccatggtactagatgtcctcagTAGTCCTTGATGATCTCACAAGCCCCTCCACATGCATCTGGGCattctgtccactgcacaggtttCAGCAACAGAGGAGGCCAAATTCTAACACATGGACTCCATGATCAGactacagatcctgtgatttttctctgtggttggagttctgagttcagtggtccaGATGTGGAGGGATCCTGTATGTGCCGGCCGGTGAGGGTTCTGgttcacccacatcagcctacacacacacacactagttgcagttgcctggtcagttctgtccccagccttatctcatatgcaaaccagtgctgtggtccagcccaactctgcctaccacacactcagccctcacgcacaccagtgggaactgcagtatAGTTGGGGCAatccccaataacctccaccaggcctgcccaagCCTCAACTCCTGTATAtgccagtatatgcagcagactggtccagtccttcctgcatctcattcagctctcatacacatcaatggatgttggagtctagctcagtccaacgagccccactatccagctcacactcatgccGGTAGGAggtaccacctgtccagccagggtcacccccagccctggttctaatGATCATtgatgggagttgcagcccactAGAGGGATGCCCACAATTTccttactaggcccactcccagtcttggatattgcactttccaggtgaatCTGTGATCTAGCATGACAGGACTTGGACCCAGTCCTGGCACCCACTAgccaatgctgcagcaaagcctgatTAGTgtgcatttactctggctcatgcatgcaccagtgggtatggttgcttagcccagcctgtctctctctgtaactcagttcACACGCAGGCCAATGGGTTTTGTATCCCtttccctgcctggtctgctccaAGTTCCAGCTGtaatgctcaccagcaggagcagtggcccggCAGGGGAATCCCCACAGCTTTCCTATCAGGCTTTCGTCTCTCCaccctgggtcttgcatgtgctggttatGCTGTGGCCTGTCTGGCATGGTCCGCCTTACCTCAGCATTCACTGGTGAGTGCCACAATCTGGCTTAGCCCAGTCTACCCACAGTTCCATCTCATCctgtggtgggtgctgcagcctaatccagctcagccagcccaTAGTCTcagctctaatgtgaactggctggtattgtggcccaacctggcctgttctgcACCCCATCCTAGTTCCTACATCTTCCAGTGGATGCTGTGAACTGgtccagcccagtctgtccccagacctgacccatatgtaaactggtgggtactataaccCGGATTGGTCTGTGCTGCTTTCAGTTTTGGTTCTTGCATTTACCTgcaaggactgcatcctgacagttccccaagctcctctagcaGGTCACCTTCCAGTCGTAGATCTAGCACATACTGGTGGATTTTTAGCTCAGCCTGACTTAGCCCACCTCCTgtggcaagtgcagtggccttgcctgaccaaCCCATACTCATTCCAATTCTTACCATTGGGCACTATAGCCAAGCCCTGCCTGGCctaccccagacccagctcttgtgtggttcagtgggtgccaagacctagtccagcctgtccttcACTCACTCTGACTCCTATGAGCATTATCAGGTGCTAGAGCCTAACCCAGTTTGGCACAccccaggcccagtccacacCCGAGGGTGCTATGGccatgtccagcctagttcaCTGCCCCCACTCAGTCTTTCATGCTCattagtgggaactgcagcctaactagggcatccccttagctccctgaccaggcccGGTCTTAACCACAGAttttgtgcatgctggtggttgctctgacctaatctggcatagcccatcccctgtcttggcttTTGTCATTGGATGATGCAACCTGACCTGTCCCAGTCCGCCCTCagccccaactcttgctggtggctCCTGAGCCcggctctgcccagcctgcctccatccttggctttcatgcaaaACAGTAAGTGTGACAGCTTAGCCTGGCATAGCCTACAtcacatcctggctcctgcacatgccagtgtgctatagtttgacctggtcctgcctggcctgttcaccacctccccacccctccaagcCAATCCACATACCCTTCAACAAGTGAAGCAGGTTTGCCTAACTTGAcgaacacccagccctgactcaaatactcaccagtgggagctactacccatcaggggagtttcccaagttcccctatcaggccaaatcccagacccagatctcactcatgGCAGcaagtgctaggcccttaccaggcacagtctgcccccagtcttgGGCTTTGCATGTCTTGGTACATATTGTAGCCTGGCCCGCCTcacctctaatttttttttttagatttattttatttttatgacaaagtcagatgtactgagaggaggagagatagagaggaagtagagctgccgggattagaaccagcagccatatgggatcaaggcgaggaccttagccactaggtcacgctgtCAAGCCCACCTCTAATTCTTGAGTGCACCtgtaagtgctgcagcctgggccagctcagACTATTCCCAATCCCACTTCCCATGAATATCAGTGAATTCCATGATCATGCTTAGCTTGGCCTGTCACCACCCtcagcccttgagcaaaccagctgatatGGCAATCCCATAGGGTGAACCCACAAATCCCCCACACTATCTGCTACCAGGTCTAGTTCTCCCAGGTGCCTGTTAGTATCAAGgcccctgccccaacactcactggtgggtattgtGTGGCTgatccctgccagacaggccctccagccatggctttcatgtgAGCCAACTGGCCCAGttcaggtcttgcatgtggatgGGTGTATTGGGTTTGGCTCTGAAAGGTCCTTCAGTTTCTCTTctctaaaccacccagtctcagctcccttgtttacctgcaagtctAGTAACCTTGTTGGTGTAAGTCCCCCATAAGTCCTTCCTCATtggtcacattctccctcagtaGTCCTTCCTCTCACACATCTCCCGATCCACTTCCCTGAGAAATTTGTGCCCCCCATGCACACGAGTGTGCAGGTTCAAGCCAAGTCTTCTAATGGTGTGGCATACTGCCCTGGGGCACTGCATGCTTGGGGCCCATGCATGTTTGTGCACAGTCCCCACCTGCTTGCAAGCCAGCATCTGCCCCctcatgacttaaaaaaaatagagtaggTAACTATGCCGGCACATTGGTatgattaacacaaatttggcattaaccaggcccaggatgcccaccaggtATTGGCTGCTTATCtcacagcagtgtaacacttgcctaggtacaatacaAGTCTCATCTGTATTGATAATCCTCCATCCTTACCCATAATTGTAGGTAGGGTACTCACCTGAAACAATTGGCAGGTGCCCCTCTGATGGTCACCGAAGAACCGATACACAAGGACACATTCCGTGTATACGGGACCTGTTATGGGAATTGGGAATGGGTGAGAGGGTGCTGGGTTGACTGTTGGTTCCCCTCCTGTAGTAGTTTCTGGGTTCAGCAAGTTAGGGGTCAAAGGGCCAACTCTGAAGACTCCTTCTTTGTACCCCAGCACAGTCAGGGGTTCCAGTTTCATTGACAGACCAATAGGGTTCTACTTAAGAGGAGGTGTCAAGAGCCAGGCTTCCCTGCTGCTGGTCCTGACTGTAGCCCTCTCCAGGCGTGAGATGGTAGATCCGTTATTTGGACTCCCCCTGCCTGTTAACCAGTAAAGGTGGATTGTCAGGGACTCTTACTTCATAGGGTAATCTCAGGAATAGAGGAACTTTAAATGTGGGAAGCATGCAGTCCTGGTGTGTATAGGGTGTCTAAAGTGAGTTTAGCCATCAGAGGGATGATTTTTTCTGGAATATACCATCTGATAATTTTTTACTTTTGAACTGGTGAATGTGAAACATGAGGGTGTATAATACAGAAATTTATTTCCGTGGAGAAAGTACATGTgtaaagaggtgtgtgtgtgtgtgtgtgttgggtgggtgGAGTGGGTATGTGGCACAGGGTTCGGGACGCCTGctttccatactggagtgcctggttaaGTCCTGgatacttcttttttctttattttcttattccaagacttatttatttgaaagagttaaagagagattAAGAGATTTTCCATAGTCCATAGTGACTTTCAAGTGACTTCTAAGTGACTTCCAtagccactccccaaatggatgcatctctgtgtctttccaacAAATCAGTCCTTCAAAAATGAGCGACAGAACAGAGGGAATGTGTGCAAATTGTGAAGAGCATAGTTCCAAGACCTCCGCAGGGGGGTGTAGGACATGAAAAGAACTGGTCAAAATCTACAAGGTGTGGTTATAAGCTCAGCTTGTGTTGAGACTACATTTGTTGTATCCTGTTTGATGTGGTTTAATTCCCTTGAACAAAGTCTCCCTGTGGCCTTCCTCCGGTGTTCAGATCTGTCCTTCCTTTCTCTGGCCTGATGACAAGGCGAGGCTGGGCCAGAGGAAGGAAGGTGCAGACTTTGAGCAGGGGAGGTGAGAAGCCGTGATCTGCAGATGCAGCCTGAagttccagtgccttcccagcctGTAGTCATCTTCCCCCACTCTCTCTGAGAAGTCCATAAGTGCTAATTCACTCTGCTCTTGGGAGAAATCGCAGGCGGGTCCCTGGGTCACTCACAGTTTCCAAGACAACCACCAGTACTGCCTGTTAGAACCTACGCTGAGGCGCAAGGGAGATTTCAGTGTCATTTAATGGGAGTCACTGTCATGGAAAAATCTTCACATTCAGAACTAGACACAATCATAGCTCAACCTGTGGCcacagaatcacacacacacacacagacagacagacagacagacacacacacacacagttacagaGTTGAGTGCACAGTCTCACACCCTTGCAATCACCCACACAGCTGCCCACCCCAGGCAGTGTCTCAGTGTCTGCCTCCCACTTGAACTATATTGTCTCACATGAGACACAGATCCAGGATGACTACTCATATTGTCTGATGATGATCCCTGGGTCATCTCCCCAGGGTCTCTCTGTCCTACACACCCACCACTCTCAGTAGCACATCCAGCATGTGCTACTCATCTCTTGCTACTCATCTCATGCTGCTCTCATCTCTTGAAATCtcccatttttctcttccttccttcatggGACCTGGGACCACTGGAGGCTGTGCATTTTCGCCTCACCTGCATCCCTGACATCATTGTCTTCCTCAGGGTGGCTCTTTTGTGGGAAGTCTGGCCTTAGGTGAGACACTCTTGAGGTGGCTGCATATAAGTGATtcctccagccctgccctctgGCTTCATTCCTGTGGCCAAGCACCCCTGCTAGTGAGGTTTGCTAGCGGGATGTGTCAGAAACAGGTCTGTTGTGCGGGGCTGTTTCTGTGATGTAACTGTGGTGTCAgagagggagcagctgggaggggAAAGGCACAGAGGTGATGTGGTGAGTGGGTGGGGGAGTCCCATGGATGGGTCCCAAGTCCagcaccatctctctctctctgagcccTTTCCCACAAGGCAGATTCTACCTACAAGGTGTATCTTTCTCTCCCCTGCACAGTGCCAAAGAAGAGATGGTGCAGGGGGAAGGCGGTTGGCCCCAGGAGGGaatctttttttctcccagaggtcctgtgggagTGTGGAAATGGAGGGCTGGCAGGActtggagagagagatggagaacatCTTTGTGTCACCTGGACCCcaccccaaggccttggctgtGTCAAGCTCTATGGCACAGGAGGAACGGTCACTCAGATTCTGTGTGTTACACAgctgggctccagccatgccctcCTTTCTGTGTGGGTGTCCATGCCGGTCTCAGGTTCTTGTTCCTTCTGTGGATGATGGGAGAAAGCTGGGAGAGTTGGTTGTAGTCTTTGATTTGCCTGCTGCTTGGTTCTGGTTTCCTGTGAAGACGGCAGGTGCCGTAGTGGTGGTGATGGGAGCTGAGCCCTGGTGCAGTCTGTGGTTGGGGTGGAGGAGTGAGCACTGTTCCTCAAGTTCCCCTTTTGGGATGGGAGGGAACATCCTCAATGccaaaactggaattaaaaaaaaaggaattattaatttaatttaatttttattattttaaaaaatgatctatttaCCTTTCTTGGAAagggaaatatacagagaggagatatagagaaaaagatcctccatccactggtacactctccaagtggcctcaagggccagagctgagccgacccaaagccaggatgcaggagtcTCCTCTACTCCTCCATGTgcgtgcagcatcccaaggctctgggctgtcctcaaccgcttttcccaggccacaggcagggagctggacaggaagtggagcatctaagaTCTTTCAAATGCTGgttattccctaagtggctgcaatgagctggccaatctgaagcctggagccaggagtttctaaaatctctcatgcgggtgcagagtcccacgcctttggaccatcctctactgcttttccatgccacggggagctggatggaaagtgggtcagctgggacaggaactgacacTCATACGTGATCCTAGTGTGTACAAGTCAAGCATTTAGCCACtcagccaccatgccaggctccaaccattatgattttataaaaatgaaagtaaagagCAACTGTATAACAGATTCTTTCTGTAggagaaataaatttgaaatatttttgctaattttttagTGATTcatatatggaatgctgatgaaTGATTAGCAATTCCCTAGTTTAAGTTCTGTTGCATATCTGCTAGAAACGTCTGACGTAATTCAGATATCTTGGTTTAAAAGTTTAAGTTAgaggcctggtggcgtggcctagcagctaaagtccttgccttgaacatgcctggatcccatatgggcactggttctaatcctggcagctccacttcccaaccagctccctgctagtggcctgggaaagcagtcgaggatggcccaaaatcttgggacactgcacccgcgtgggagacatggaagagctcctggctcctgactttggattggtgcagattcagctgttgtggtcacttggggagtgaatcattgggtggaagatcttcctctctgtctctcctcctctctatatatctgacttttcaataaaaatgaatgaatcttaaaaaaattaaaagttcaaaattattttctgctCGTTGTAGGCATTTTGAGCCAAGACCAATCAACaatctcattctgtctttcctggCTCTCACTTGGAAGTATGGAGCAGGCCCACCATTAGTTGGACAGCACCATGTACAGTGCCGCAGAGGCCAAGTggctttagggcccagcacaatggctcatctaattaatcctcaccttgtaagcaccagtatcctatatgcaactggtttgtatcctggctgctctacttcccatccagctccctgcttgtggcctgggaaaacagttgaggatggcccaaagctttgggaccatgcacctgtgtgggagacccagaagaagttcctggctcctggcttcagatcagctcaggcagttgcagtcatttgggtaatGTAAGcagtaggtgaaagatctttatctttgtctcttcttctctctgtaaatctgcccttctaatctctctctctctctctctctctctctctctgtctcatacacacacacacacacacacacacacattttatatgatttatttttgtttgaaaggctgagttgtttggggagggagacacacacagagcaggagatCAGTTGTTTGCTGGCTCCTTCCTCACATGTAGCTGGGCCTAGCCgaaaagctaggagtcaggactGCATCTAGGTTTTCCTTGTGGGGCAGGAGTCCAGGTACTTAggccctcttctgctgttttcccaggctcttcagcaggcagctgtatcagagtggagcagctgggatttgaaccagcacccatacgacatgccaacattgcaggcaggtGCTTAATGTGTTGTGCTATGATACTGTTCAGAACATAATCTGTTGGAGACAGACTTGAAAAAAGCCAAGGACATTTGCTAAGGGGAATATTTTAATCTCAGGAGTGATCTTTTGTTTCTTGTTATGTGCCCTGTTTTACAAGAGAACAACAGAAATTTAAGTGAGAAAGATGTTGGAAAGTCCCTAAGAGGTCCTTCAAATGATCTTTGTTGACCACTGACCCTTTGTTGACCCTATGTCCCACCTGGGTGTGAGCAACACCTGAGAATAAAGATGAGTGTAACTAACTGCCCACATCAAGTGGACTGGGTTGATGAATATCATCCAAGGAAAGGcagtaactctaaccctaacctaggAGGACTACTGCGTAGGTTTGTGTAGTTTATTCCTATAAAATGGCCAAGGAGCAAATCATTTAACTCGTGCCATTCTCAGCAAGCAATGGAGCCTAGCATAGTTTTCATCTATGTAGACCAATAATTTCCTGAGGCTGAGATTATGACGCAaaggttaagccatcactgcaattccaacatcccatatgagcaccggtttgagtcctcgCTGCTCCGTTCCCAAACCAGTTCTGTGCTGAGGCATCTGAGAAGAGTGTCAGGAAATGCCTGGaagtgcttgagaccctcccaCCCTTTTGGGAGACTTGCAttgcagttccagctcctggctttgact
Coding sequences within it:
- the LOC101526434 gene encoding galectin-10-like, producing the protein MMSGMQVPYTRNVSLCIGSSVTIRGAPANCFRKDPQLQVDFHTGTSEKSDIAFHLRVYFGHCVVMNSLRCGGWDCEVKYSHTPFTECRQFELCIMVLHNEYQVVINGQHCYSFAHRVHPASVRMIQVWRDVYLTSVDVR